In Perognathus longimembris pacificus isolate PPM17 chromosome 3, ASM2315922v1, whole genome shotgun sequence, a single window of DNA contains:
- the Crlf1 gene encoding cytokine receptor-like factor 1 isoform X10 produces MPAGSPGPTAPSARWPPPLPLLLLCVLGAPRAGSGALPPEKPFNISCWSKNMKDLTCRWTPGARGETFLHTNYSLKYKLRWYGQDNTCEDYHTVGSHSCHIPRDLALFTPYEIWVEASNRLGSARSDVLTLDVLDVVTTDPPPDVHVSRVGGLEDQLSVRWVSPPALKDFLFQAKYQIRYRVEDSVDWKVVDDVSNQTSCRLAGLKPGTVYFVQVRCNPFGIYGSKKAGIWSEWSHPTAASTPRSERPGPGGACEPRGGEPSSGPVRRELKQFLGWLKKHAYCSNLSFRLYDQWRAWMQKSHKTRNQDEGSLPSGRRGAARGKGGPEREWGSA; encoded by the exons ATGCCCGCCGGCAGCCCGGGCCCCACCGCCCCATCTGCGCGgtggccgccgccgctgccgctgctGTTGCTCTGCGTCCTCGGGGCGCCGCGAGCCGGATCCGGAGCCC TGCCCCCAGAGAAACCTTTTAACATCAGCTGTTGGTCTAAGAACATGAAGGACCTGACCTGCCGCTGGACACCCGGAGCACGTGGGGAGACTTTCTTGCACACCAACTACTCCCTCAAGTACAAGCTGAG GTGGTATGGACAGGACAACACGTGTGAGGACTACCACACGGTGGGCTCCCACTCATGCCACATCCCCCGAGACCTGGCCCTCTTCACGCCCTATGAGATCTGGGTGGAGGCTTCCAACCGCCTGGGGTCAGCCCGCTCTGACGTGCTCACCTTGGATGTGCTGGACGTGG TGACCACCGACCCCCCGCCGGACGTGCATGTGAGCCGTGTGGGGGGCCTGGAGGACCAGCTGAGTGTGCGCTGGGTATCTCCCCCTGCCCTCAAGGACTTCCTCTTCCAAGCCAAGTACCAGATCCGCTACCGTGTGGAAGACAGTGTGGACTGGAAg GTGGTCGATGACGTCAGCAACCAGACCTCATGCCGCTTGGCCGGCCTGAAGCCAGGTACCGTGTATTTTGTGCAAGTCCGCTGCAACCCGTTTGGCATTTACGGCTCCaagaaggctgggatctggagcGAGTGGAGTCAccccactgcagcctccaccCCCCGAAgtg AGCGGCCGGGCCCGGGCGGGGCATGCGAACCCCGGGGCGGCGAGCCCAGCTCGGGCCCGGTACGGCGCGAGCTCAAGCAGTTCCTGGGGTGGCTCAAGAAGCACGCGTACTGCTCCAACCTCAGCTTCCGCCTCTACGACCAGTGGCGGGCGTGGATGCAGAAGTCGCACAAGACCCGCAACCAG GACGAGGGGAGCCTGCCCTCGGGCCGAAGGGGCGCGGCGAGAGGTAAAGGGGGACCCGAGCGGGAGTGGGGGAGTGCATGA
- the Crlf1 gene encoding cytokine receptor-like factor 1 isoform X2, which produces MPAGSPGPTAPSARWPPPLPLLLLCVLGAPRAGSGAHTAVISPQDPTLLVGSSLQATCSVHGDPLGATADGLYWTLNGRRLPPELSRVLNASTLALALANLNGSRQQSGDNLVCHARDGSILAGSCLYVGLPPEKPFNISCWSKNMKDLTCRWTPGARGETFLHTNYSLKYKLRWYGQDNTCEDYHTVGSHSCHIPRDLALFTPYEIWVEASNRLGSARSDVLTLDVLDVVTTDPPPDVHVSRVGGLEDQLSVRWVSPPALKDFLFQAKYQIRYRVEDSVDWKVVDDVSNQTSCRLAGLKPGTVYFVQVRCNPFGIYGSKKAGIWSEWSHPTAASTPRSERPGPGGACEPRGGEPSSGPVRRELKQFLGWLKKHAYCSNLSFRLYDQWRAWMQKSHKTRNQDEGSLPSGRRGAARGKGGPEREWGSA; this is translated from the exons ATGCCCGCCGGCAGCCCGGGCCCCACCGCCCCATCTGCGCGgtggccgccgccgctgccgctgctGTTGCTCTGCGTCCTCGGGGCGCCGCGAGCCGGATCCGGAGCCC ACACAGCTGTGATCAGTCCCCAGGACCCCACACTTCTGGTTGGCTCCTCCCTGCAGGCCACGTGCTCAGTGCACGGGGACCCACTGGGGGCCACGGCAGATGGCCTCTACTGGACCCTGAATGGGCGCCGCCTGCCCCCTGAGCTCTCTCGTGTGCTCAACGCCTCCACCCTGGCCCTAGCCCTGGCCAACCTCAATGGGTCCAGGCAGCAGTCAGGGGACAACCTGGTGTGCCATGCCCGGGACGGCAGCATCCTGGCCGGCTCCTGCCTCTATGTGGGCT TGCCCCCAGAGAAACCTTTTAACATCAGCTGTTGGTCTAAGAACATGAAGGACCTGACCTGCCGCTGGACACCCGGAGCACGTGGGGAGACTTTCTTGCACACCAACTACTCCCTCAAGTACAAGCTGAG GTGGTATGGACAGGACAACACGTGTGAGGACTACCACACGGTGGGCTCCCACTCATGCCACATCCCCCGAGACCTGGCCCTCTTCACGCCCTATGAGATCTGGGTGGAGGCTTCCAACCGCCTGGGGTCAGCCCGCTCTGACGTGCTCACCTTGGATGTGCTGGACGTGG TGACCACCGACCCCCCGCCGGACGTGCATGTGAGCCGTGTGGGGGGCCTGGAGGACCAGCTGAGTGTGCGCTGGGTATCTCCCCCTGCCCTCAAGGACTTCCTCTTCCAAGCCAAGTACCAGATCCGCTACCGTGTGGAAGACAGTGTGGACTGGAAg GTGGTCGATGACGTCAGCAACCAGACCTCATGCCGCTTGGCCGGCCTGAAGCCAGGTACCGTGTATTTTGTGCAAGTCCGCTGCAACCCGTTTGGCATTTACGGCTCCaagaaggctgggatctggagcGAGTGGAGTCAccccactgcagcctccaccCCCCGAAgtg AGCGGCCGGGCCCGGGCGGGGCATGCGAACCCCGGGGCGGCGAGCCCAGCTCGGGCCCGGTACGGCGCGAGCTCAAGCAGTTCCTGGGGTGGCTCAAGAAGCACGCGTACTGCTCCAACCTCAGCTTCCGCCTCTACGACCAGTGGCGGGCGTGGATGCAGAAGTCGCACAAGACCCGCAACCAG GACGAGGGGAGCCTGCCCTCGGGCCGAAGGGGCGCGGCGAGAGGTAAAGGGGGACCCGAGCGGGAGTGGGGGAGTGCATGA